One genomic segment of Clostridium saccharoperbutylacetonicum N1-4(HMT) includes these proteins:
- the atpG gene encoding ATP synthase F1 subunit gamma has product MGAAGLLDIKKRIKSVESTRKITNAMGLVATSKLRKTKKEFAVNSKFTDITEPIVRNLATAASEDGSNVYFEGNDSKNKLYVVITSDSGLCGGFNSSVVSQLAQVIGKNRDTAKVILVGSKGLGYLKKIKVEPIEEYVDIGDVPTVSEAKVIFDKALEMYLNGEVSEVNIVYSEFVSSVKQETKSVKMLPIEKSEGNGVGSFIIEPSVELVLEDTLNIYLKGKIRGILLSSKCSEQSTRMTAMDGATKNADDLLDKLKLKFNRIRQGAITQEISEIVGGAAAQN; this is encoded by the coding sequence ATGGGCGCAGCTGGACTTCTTGATATTAAGAAAAGAATTAAGTCAGTTGAAAGTACAAGAAAAATCACTAATGCAATGGGACTTGTTGCCACTTCTAAGTTAAGAAAAACTAAAAAAGAGTTTGCAGTAAACAGTAAGTTTACTGATATAACTGAACCAATTGTAAGAAATCTTGCAACTGCAGCATCTGAAGATGGAAGCAATGTTTATTTTGAAGGAAATGATAGTAAAAATAAATTATATGTTGTAATAACTTCGGATTCGGGATTATGCGGTGGGTTTAATAGTAGTGTAGTATCTCAATTAGCACAAGTTATTGGAAAGAATAGAGATACAGCGAAGGTTATTTTAGTTGGAAGCAAGGGTCTTGGTTATTTAAAGAAAATTAAGGTAGAGCCAATAGAAGAATATGTAGATATTGGAGATGTACCAACAGTAAGCGAAGCAAAAGTAATATTTGATAAAGCTCTTGAAATGTACTTAAATGGTGAGGTTTCAGAAGTAAATATCGTATATTCTGAATTCGTATCATCAGTTAAGCAGGAAACAAAATCAGTTAAGATGTTACCTATAGAGAAATCAGAAGGTAATGGTGTAGGATCATTCATTATTGAGCCTAGTGTAGAATTAGTATTAGAAGATACGCTTAATATTTATTTAAAAGGAAAAATTAGAGGCATACTTTTAAGTTCAAAATGTAGTGAACAAAGTACAAGAATGACTGCTATGGATGGAGCTACAAAGAATGCTGATGATTTATTAGATAAGTTAAAGCTTAAATTTAATAGAATTAGACAAGGTGCGATCACACAAGAAATATCTGAAATTGTTGGAGGAGCAGCAGCTCAAAATTAG
- the mreB gene encoding rod shape-determining protein MreB, which produces MGFWRTGIDLAIDLGTATVLVYVKGKGVILKEPSVVAINKNNNKLLAIGEEARKMIGRTPGNIVAVRPLREGVISDYDITQKMLKEFIKKACGKRNVRAPKVIVCVPSQATEVEKRAVIDAAMNSGAKTVRLIEEPLAAAIGAGLDITKPSGCMVVDIGGGTSDIAVISLGGVVERDSIKVGGDKFDDAIIKYVRNEYKLMIGEKTAEDLKINIGSAFKNSRSLTCMMKGRNLVTGLPDEVEITTEEVRNAIKEPVEAIVDTVKRVLERTPPELASDIIERGIVMTGGGALIHGLDKLIEFKTGVTAIVAENTVECVVNGTGEVLNYLDKLDNEVNAQQIVLVE; this is translated from the coding sequence ATGGGTTTTTGGAGAACAGGGATAGACTTAGCTATTGATTTAGGAACAGCAACAGTATTGGTCTATGTGAAGGGAAAAGGAGTTATACTAAAGGAACCATCAGTTGTAGCCATAAACAAAAATAATAATAAATTGTTGGCTATAGGTGAAGAAGCAAGAAAAATGATAGGAAGAACTCCAGGAAATATCGTTGCAGTTAGACCACTGAGAGAAGGAGTTATTTCTGACTATGATATAACTCAAAAAATGTTGAAAGAATTTATTAAAAAAGCATGTGGAAAGAGAAATGTTAGAGCACCAAAGGTTATTGTATGTGTACCATCTCAAGCTACAGAAGTAGAAAAGAGGGCTGTTATTGATGCCGCTATGAATTCAGGTGCTAAAACGGTTCGTTTAATAGAAGAACCGCTTGCAGCTGCTATTGGGGCTGGTTTAGATATAACAAAGCCAAGTGGATGTATGGTAGTTGATATTGGAGGAGGGACTTCTGATATTGCTGTCATTTCTTTAGGTGGAGTTGTAGAAAGAGATTCAATAAAAGTTGGTGGAGACAAATTTGATGATGCTATAATTAAATATGTTAGAAATGAATACAAGCTAATGATTGGAGAAAAAACGGCTGAAGATTTAAAAATAAATATTGGATCAGCATTTAAAAATTCTAGAAGTTTAACTTGTATGATGAAGGGAAGAAATCTTGTTACAGGATTACCAGATGAAGTGGAAATTACTACAGAAGAAGTAAGAAATGCTATAAAGGAACCTGTAGAAGCAATTGTTGACACAGTAAAAAGAGTATTAGAAAGAACACCACCTGAGTTAGCTTCAGATATAATTGAAAGAGGAATAGTAATGACAGGTGGAGGAGCATTAATACATGGTTTGGATAAGCTTATAGAGTTTAAAACAGGAGTAACTGCAATTGTTGCTGAAAATACTGTTGAATGTGTTGTTAATGGAACCGGTGAAGTACTTAATTATCTAGACAAGTTAGATAATGAAGTGAATGCTCAACAAATTGTTCTTGTAGAATAA
- the yyaC gene encoding spore protease YyaC — translation MLKPDINYTFEFHHNLTLKIKNFLSENTVIVCIGTDKCIGDCLGPLVGSILTENFFPLPVYGTLSAPIHALNIDERLDEIRVKHPNASIIGIDACLGDEDDIGQIRIRDYAIHPGKGVGKELPDVGIASVIGIVDSSDNSEFFFSRSIRLSFIMNMAKIISRLFIEAYALNHEQFPML, via the coding sequence ATGCTAAAGCCAGACATTAATTATACTTTTGAGTTTCATCATAATTTAACTCTAAAAATCAAAAATTTTCTTTCAGAAAATACTGTAATAGTTTGTATAGGTACTGACAAATGCATTGGAGATTGTTTAGGTCCTTTAGTTGGATCTATTTTAACCGAAAACTTTTTTCCTCTCCCTGTTTACGGTACTTTATCAGCTCCAATTCACGCTTTAAATATAGATGAACGTTTAGACGAGATACGTGTAAAACATCCAAATGCCTCCATAATTGGAATTGATGCTTGTTTAGGAGATGAAGATGATATTGGGCAAATTCGAATAAGAGATTATGCCATACATCCTGGAAAAGGAGTAGGGAAAGAGCTTCCTGACGTTGGTATAGCATCTGTTATTGGAATCGTTGACTCAAGTGATAATTCTGAATTCTTCTTTTCACGCAGTATAAGACTATCCTTTATTATGAATATGGCCAAGATAATATCTAGGTTATTTATAGAAGCCTATGCTTTAAATCACGAACAATTTCCAATGCTTTAA
- the atpA gene encoding F0F1 ATP synthase subunit alpha, with product MNIKPEEITSIIKKEIEKYESDIKTVDSGTIIQIGDGVSRVYGLDNCMQGELLEFPNNVYGMVLNLEQDNVGCVLLGDEKGIKEGDIVKGTGKVVEVPVGEAMIGRVVNALGEPIDGKGPITAAEHRPVETPAASIIDRSSVNQPLQTGIKAIDSMIPIGRGQRELIIGDRQTGKTAIAIDTILNQKGKDVICIYVAIGQKQSTVAHLVNTFTENGAMDYTVVVSATASETAPLQYIAPYAGCSIGEYFMHQGKDVLIIYDDLSKHATAYRSMSLLLKRPPGREAYPGDVFYIHSRLLERAAKLSKELGGGSITALPIIETQAGDVTAYIPTNVISITDGQIFLESDLFNAGQRPAVNAGISVSRVGGSAQIKAMKQVSGTLRLDLAQYRELEAFTQFGSDLDADSSRRLEKGKRLVEVLKQDQYSPLEVEEQVMMLYAAVNDFLSDVKVSDIKRFEKEFLEYADTHYRELGKSILTEKTLNDEIKAKLEESIVEFKKIFLKEA from the coding sequence ATGAATATTAAACCAGAAGAAATAACTTCTATTATCAAAAAAGAAATAGAAAAGTATGAGAGTGATATTAAAACAGTAGATTCTGGTACTATAATCCAAATAGGAGATGGTGTTTCAAGAGTTTATGGATTAGACAATTGTATGCAAGGGGAATTATTAGAATTCCCTAATAATGTATATGGGATGGTTTTAAATCTTGAACAAGATAACGTTGGATGTGTTCTTTTAGGAGATGAAAAAGGAATAAAAGAAGGCGATATAGTTAAAGGAACTGGAAAAGTTGTTGAAGTTCCTGTAGGGGAAGCAATGATAGGAAGAGTTGTTAATGCTTTAGGAGAACCAATTGATGGCAAAGGCCCTATAACAGCTGCTGAACACAGACCAGTTGAAACACCAGCTGCTAGTATCATTGACAGAAGCTCAGTTAATCAACCATTACAAACAGGAATTAAGGCTATAGATTCTATGATCCCAATTGGTAGAGGTCAAAGAGAACTTATAATTGGAGATAGACAAACTGGTAAAACAGCTATAGCTATTGATACAATCTTAAACCAAAAGGGAAAAGATGTTATTTGTATATATGTAGCTATTGGTCAAAAACAATCAACAGTTGCACATCTTGTTAATACTTTCACTGAAAATGGTGCTATGGATTATACTGTAGTTGTAAGTGCTACTGCATCAGAAACAGCTCCACTTCAATATATTGCACCATATGCTGGATGTAGTATAGGTGAATATTTCATGCATCAAGGTAAAGATGTATTAATAATTTATGATGATTTATCTAAGCATGCAACTGCCTATAGATCAATGTCATTACTACTTAAGAGACCACCAGGAAGAGAAGCTTATCCAGGGGACGTTTTCTATATCCATTCAAGATTGCTTGAAAGAGCAGCTAAATTGTCTAAGGAATTAGGCGGAGGTTCAATTACAGCACTTCCAATAATAGAAACTCAAGCTGGAGACGTTACTGCGTACATACCAACAAATGTTATTTCTATAACAGACGGACAAATATTCTTAGAATCTGATTTGTTCAATGCAGGTCAAAGACCAGCGGTTAATGCTGGTATCTCGGTATCGAGAGTTGGTGGTAGTGCACAAATCAAAGCTATGAAGCAAGTAAGTGGTACTCTAAGATTAGACCTTGCACAATACAGAGAATTAGAAGCATTTACTCAATTTGGGTCTGATTTAGATGCCGATTCTAGCAGAAGACTTGAAAAAGGTAAGAGACTAGTTGAAGTATTAAAGCAAGATCAATATAGTCCACTTGAAGTTGAAGAACAAGTTATGATGCTATATGCAGCAGTTAACGACTTCTTATCAGATGTTAAAGTAAGCGATATAAAGAGATTCGAAAAAGAATTCTTAGAATATGCTGATACTCACTATAGAGAACTAGGAAAATCAATTCTTACAGAAAAAACTTTGAATGATGAAATAAAAGCAAAGTTAGAAGAATCTATAGTTGAGTTCAAAAAGATATTTTTAAAAGAAGCATAG
- the atpD gene encoding F0F1 ATP synthase subunit beta: protein MPGKMGKVVQVIGPVIDIKFDSDSLPNLYNAIVIKAGDNELVAEVEQHVGDDIVRTIAMSATEGLKRGMDAVDTGAPISVPVGQEVLGRLFNVLGKPIDNCGDVEIKQEYPIHRPAPSFKDQSVEPEMFETGIKVVDLLAPYQRGGKIGLFGGAGVGKTVLIQELINNIAKQHNGLSVFTGVGERSREGNDLYYEMKESGVIDKTALVFGQMNEPPGARMRVALTGLTMAEYFRDKGQDVLLFIDNIFRYTQAGSEVSALLGRTPSAVGYQPTLATEMGALQERITSTVNGSITSVQAVYVPADDLTDPAPATTFSHLDATTVLSRSIVELGIYPAVDPLESTSRILDPRIVGEEHYKVAAEVKRVLEKYRQLQDIIAILGVDELGDEDKAVVARARRIQRFLSQPFTVGEQFTGLKGKYVTVKETIRGFKEILEGKYDELPESAFLFAGTIDDVIEKAKTLG, encoded by the coding sequence ATGCCTGGAAAGATGGGAAAAGTGGTTCAAGTAATTGGACCAGTAATAGATATAAAGTTTGATTCAGATTCCCTTCCGAATTTATACAATGCGATTGTAATTAAGGCGGGAGATAATGAATTAGTAGCAGAAGTTGAACAACACGTTGGAGATGATATAGTCAGAACAATAGCTATGTCAGCTACAGAAGGTTTAAAAAGAGGAATGGATGCTGTTGATACAGGAGCACCTATTTCTGTTCCAGTAGGTCAAGAAGTATTAGGAAGATTATTTAATGTTTTAGGAAAGCCTATAGATAATTGTGGTGATGTTGAAATCAAACAAGAATACCCAATTCATAGGCCAGCACCTAGCTTTAAAGATCAATCAGTTGAGCCTGAAATGTTTGAAACAGGTATCAAGGTAGTAGACTTACTTGCACCATATCAAAGAGGTGGTAAGATCGGTCTATTCGGAGGAGCCGGAGTTGGTAAAACAGTATTAATTCAAGAATTAATAAATAATATAGCTAAACAACATAATGGATTATCAGTATTTACTGGAGTTGGTGAAAGATCAAGAGAAGGTAACGATTTATACTATGAAATGAAAGAATCAGGGGTTATTGACAAAACTGCACTAGTGTTTGGTCAAATGAATGAGCCACCTGGAGCTAGAATGAGAGTTGCGTTAACTGGACTTACTATGGCAGAATACTTCAGAGATAAGGGCCAAGATGTGTTATTATTCATAGATAACATATTCAGATATACGCAAGCAGGTTCTGAGGTTTCAGCGTTACTTGGAAGAACACCTTCAGCCGTTGGATATCAGCCAACACTTGCAACTGAAATGGGTGCACTTCAAGAAAGAATTACATCAACAGTTAATGGATCAATTACATCAGTTCAAGCAGTATATGTTCCTGCCGATGACTTAACTGACCCAGCACCAGCAACAACATTCTCACATCTAGATGCAACAACAGTTTTATCTAGAAGTATAGTAGAGCTTGGTATATATCCAGCTGTAGATCCATTAGAATCTACTTCAAGAATTCTTGATCCAAGAATAGTTGGTGAAGAACACTATAAAGTGGCAGCAGAAGTTAAAAGAGTACTTGAAAAATATAGACAATTACAAGATATCATTGCTATCCTAGGTGTAGATGAATTAGGAGACGAAGATAAGGCGGTAGTTGCTAGAGCAAGAAGAATACAAAGATTCTTATCTCAACCATTTACAGTTGGTGAACAATTTACAGGATTAAAAGGTAAGTATGTAACTGTAAAAGAAACTATTAGAGGATTTAAAGAAATTCTTGAAGGTAAATATGATGAGTTACCTGAATCAGCATTCTTATTTGCAGGTACTATAGATGATGTTATAGAAAAAGCTAAAACTTTAGGATAA
- the atpE gene encoding ATP synthase F0 subunit C, protein MGLGVLAAGIAVLAGIGAGIGIGIATGKAAEAVGRQPEQMGKIQTMLILGAALSEATAIYGLVIAFLVMNK, encoded by the coding sequence ATGGGATTAGGAGTTTTAGCAGCTGGTATAGCTGTATTAGCAGGTATTGGAGCAGGAATAGGTATAGGTATAGCTACAGGTAAGGCAGCAGAAGCTGTTGGTAGACAACCAGAACAAATGGGTAAAATTCAAACTATGTTAATTCTAGGTGCTGCACTTTCAGAAGCAACTGCAATCTATGGATTAGTAATTGCATTCTTAGTAATGAACAAATAA
- a CDS encoding F0F1 ATP synthase subunit B, translating to MEIKLSTLIMNWVNFGIIILIARHFFWNKIKGILSDRQKYVNDKLTKADEDAEKARLYLVQNEQILKSAKEEGNKITEMQKQKGEKLYEEIVGDAKAEAVSVKERANLEIQREKEKAEHEIRKQAVDLAVELSVKALGQQIDQDTHRKLIGDFIAKVGM from the coding sequence ATGGAAATAAAATTATCAACGTTAATAATGAACTGGGTTAATTTTGGTATTATAATTTTGATTGCAAGGCATTTCTTTTGGAATAAAATAAAAGGAATACTTTCAGACAGACAAAAATATGTAAATGACAAGTTAACTAAAGCAGATGAAGATGCTGAAAAAGCAAGACTATATTTAGTTCAAAATGAACAAATTTTAAAATCAGCAAAAGAAGAAGGCAATAAAATCACCGAAATGCAAAAGCAAAAAGGTGAAAAGCTTTATGAAGAAATTGTTGGTGATGCAAAAGCAGAAGCAGTTTCTGTAAAGGAAAGAGCTAATCTAGAAATTCAAAGAGAAAAAGAAAAAGCAGAACATGAGATAAGAAAGCAAGCTGTAGATTTAGCGGTAGAATTATCAGTTAAAGCATTAGGACAACAAATTGATCAAGATACACATAGAAAACTTATCGGTGATTTTATTGCTAAGGTAGGTATGTAG
- the murA gene encoding UDP-N-acetylglucosamine 1-carboxyvinyltransferase has product MEKIVVKGVKQLKGEVDISSAKNSILPIIAATILCPEPIIIENAPRLEDVEVICRLLSELNCDVDISDISNKLIIDTKNMVEMDANEELMRKMRASFLIMGPMLARFGYCKLSLPGGCNIGSRPIDLHLKGFKLLGAEVKTDHGFVEVKAKKMVGSRIYLDFPSVGATENIIMASIFIDGVTIIENAAEEPEIWDLAQFLNKMGAKIEGAGFGKITITGVRSLKGTVYTPIYDRIEAGTFMIAAAITNSKIKINGINEEHLRPIIEKLKECGVNFSDYKNNSIIVDGTGTKNPVDIKTLPYPGFPTDMQAQMMSLLSVVKGVSVITETVFENRFMHVAELLRMGANIKIDGRTAIIEGIEKLTGCEVKATDLRAGAAMILSGLSAEGQTEISDIYHIDRGYVNIEEKFRRLGAEIYRVTV; this is encoded by the coding sequence ATGGAGAAAATAGTGGTTAAGGGTGTAAAACAGCTTAAAGGTGAAGTTGATATAAGTTCAGCAAAAAACTCGATTTTACCAATAATAGCAGCAACTATATTATGTCCAGAACCAATAATTATAGAAAATGCACCAAGATTAGAAGATGTAGAAGTTATATGTAGATTATTAAGTGAACTAAATTGTGATGTTGATATTTCCGATATTAGTAATAAATTAATAATAGATACAAAAAACATGGTAGAGATGGATGCAAATGAAGAATTAATGAGAAAAATGAGAGCGTCATTTTTAATTATGGGTCCTATGCTTGCTAGGTTTGGTTATTGCAAATTATCTTTACCAGGTGGTTGTAATATAGGCAGTAGGCCAATAGATTTACATCTTAAAGGATTTAAACTTCTTGGAGCTGAGGTTAAAACAGATCACGGATTTGTAGAAGTAAAAGCAAAAAAAATGGTGGGAAGTAGAATATATTTAGATTTTCCTTCAGTTGGTGCAACAGAAAATATTATTATGGCATCAATTTTTATTGATGGAGTAACTATAATAGAAAATGCAGCTGAAGAACCTGAGATATGGGATTTAGCTCAATTTTTAAACAAGATGGGTGCAAAAATAGAAGGGGCAGGATTTGGAAAAATAACAATTACAGGAGTAAGGAGTTTAAAAGGAACTGTGTATACTCCAATATATGATAGGATAGAAGCTGGGACATTTATGATAGCAGCAGCCATTACAAATAGTAAAATAAAGATAAATGGGATAAATGAAGAACATTTAAGACCTATAATAGAAAAATTAAAAGAATGTGGAGTAAATTTTAGTGATTATAAAAATAATTCTATAATAGTAGATGGAACAGGTACTAAAAACCCTGTTGATATAAAAACACTTCCATATCCAGGCTTTCCTACAGATATGCAGGCTCAGATGATGAGTTTATTATCTGTAGTTAAAGGTGTTAGTGTCATTACAGAAACGGTTTTTGAAAATAGATTTATGCATGTTGCTGAATTATTAAGAATGGGCGCTAATATAAAAATTGATGGAAGAACTGCCATAATTGAAGGAATAGAAAAATTAACTGGATGTGAAGTTAAAGCAACAGATTTAAGAGCTGGAGCAGCAATGATCTTAAGTGGATTATCAGCAGAAGGACAAACTGAAATAAGTGATATTTATCATATTGACAGAGGATATGTTAATATTGAAGAAAAATTTAGAAGATTAGGTGCAGAAATATATAGAGTGACTGTCTAG
- a CDS encoding M23 family metallopeptidase, producing the protein MNKNLKEKFKNLFRKEGFYIALFLCLCVIVTVGTVSYKMLNNKQEVNKTDADDRGKELTLNTNDKPANQIQNAERAQNDEKVNSDTVNKTKTEKSATVTTTNKVNFSNPLNGIESRKYTYPSPVKMEEGIFRTIRGVNLEAKIGTEVKAAADGVVELAENSGVEEGVVIEIKHANGLRTRYGNLDADVSVKKGDKVKANQVIAKVGETAKVFSKDAFGEFLNLQVIDANGEQVNPEKYFNLKTK; encoded by the coding sequence TTGAACAAAAATTTAAAAGAAAAATTTAAAAATTTATTTAGGAAGGAGGGATTTTATATCGCTTTATTCCTCTGCCTTTGCGTAATAGTGACTGTGGGTACAGTTTCGTATAAAATGCTTAATAATAAGCAGGAAGTAAATAAAACAGACGCAGATGATAGAGGCAAAGAGTTAACATTAAATACTAATGATAAACCAGCAAATCAAATTCAAAATGCTGAGAGAGCTCAAAATGATGAGAAAGTAAATAGTGATACTGTTAATAAAACAAAAACTGAAAAATCAGCTACAGTAACTACAACTAATAAAGTGAATTTTTCAAATCCATTAAATGGTATTGAAAGTAGAAAATATACTTATCCTTCACCAGTAAAAATGGAAGAAGGAATTTTTAGAACTATTAGAGGGGTAAATTTAGAAGCTAAAATAGGGACCGAAGTTAAAGCAGCAGCAGATGGAGTAGTAGAACTTGCTGAGAACTCAGGTGTTGAAGAAGGCGTAGTCATAGAAATTAAACATGCAAATGGATTAAGAACAAGATATGGAAATCTTGATGCAGATGTATCAGTAAAAAAAGGTGATAAGGTTAAAGCCAATCAAGTTATTGCAAAGGTAGGAGAAACAGCTAAGGTATTTAGTAAAGATGCCTTTGGTGAATTTTTAAATTTGCAAGTGATTGATGCCAATGGAGAGCAAGTTAATCCAGAAAAATATTTTAACTTAAAAACTAAATAA
- the spoIIID gene encoding sporulation transcriptional regulator SpoIIID produces MKDYIEERVLDVAKYIIDSKATIRKTAKVFGVSKSTIHKDMTERLLKINPEIAQETHSILELNKSERHIRGGKATQMKYKIIES; encoded by the coding sequence TTGAAAGATTATATTGAAGAAAGGGTTCTAGATGTTGCAAAATATATTATAGATTCAAAAGCTACAATAAGAAAAACTGCAAAGGTTTTTGGTGTTAGTAAAAGCACAATTCACAAAGATATGACAGAAAGGCTTTTGAAAATAAATCCTGAAATTGCTCAAGAAACTCACTCGATATTAGAATTGAACAAGTCAGAAAGGCACATTAGAGGTGGAAAAGCTACCCAAATGAAATATAAAATTATTGAATCTTAG
- the atpC gene encoding ATP synthase F1 subunit epsilon, translated as MANTFLLKIITPSREVYSGDVEKISLKSVDGGFQVFANHGNMIASTIPCIAFFKDAKGNDEELFISKAIVQINNNEMLISSDAAEFEEDIDEVRAKEAMERAEKRLKDIGTYNKQRAESALLRAKERLKLKKSIHHR; from the coding sequence ATGGCTAATACCTTTTTACTAAAAATAATAACACCAAGCCGTGAGGTTTATAGTGGAGATGTTGAAAAAATTTCTTTAAAAAGTGTAGATGGAGGATTTCAAGTATTTGCAAATCATGGAAATATGATAGCTAGTACAATACCATGTATTGCATTTTTTAAAGATGCTAAAGGTAATGATGAAGAATTATTCATTTCAAAAGCAATAGTACAAATTAATAATAATGAAATGTTAATAAGTAGTGATGCTGCTGAATTTGAAGAAGATATCGATGAAGTAAGAGCTAAGGAAGCAATGGAAAGAGCTGAAAAAAGACTTAAAGATATTGGAACTTACAATAAGCAAAGAGCTGAATCAGCATTACTTAGAGCAAAGGAAAGATTAAAATTAAAAAAATCTATTCATCATAGATAA
- a CDS encoding F0F1 ATP synthase subunit delta, with the protein MYEYLDRRYALALYEIAEKNNKVDEYLQDLRDICDLFDSNEDFYQVIKHPKVNTAKKKQLFNDLFKGKIDEELLAFLIVLIEKGRVLYLREKLNQMVDIDLERRNTIRGVVKTAVPLLDEELEQLKNIFEKKYDKTILFDTKIDKSLLGGVYVKVGNDIIDGTIKSKIEEMKELMLKKE; encoded by the coding sequence ATGTATGAATATTTAGATCGAAGATATGCTTTAGCGCTATATGAAATCGCTGAAAAAAATAATAAAGTGGATGAATATTTACAGGACTTAAGAGATATTTGCGATCTATTTGATAGCAATGAAGACTTTTATCAAGTAATTAAACATCCAAAAGTAAATACAGCTAAGAAAAAACAATTATTCAATGATTTGTTTAAAGGAAAAATTGATGAAGAACTACTTGCTTTTTTAATTGTATTAATTGAAAAGGGAAGAGTACTTTATTTAAGAGAAAAGCTAAATCAAATGGTAGACATTGATTTAGAAAGAAGAAACACTATAAGAGGTGTAGTTAAAACTGCTGTGCCACTTTTAGATGAAGAATTAGAACAATTAAAAAATATCTTTGAAAAGAAGTACGATAAAACTATATTATTTGATACAAAAATAGATAAAAGCCTTTTAGGTGGAGTTTATGTTAAAGTTGGAAATGATATTATTGATGGTACTATAAAATCAAAGATAGAAGAAATGAAAGAATTAATGCTTAAGAAAGAATAG
- the spoIID gene encoding stage II sporulation protein D, with the protein MRIINIKNRNIQISNNIYTIAIMTLAILLTLIVLPIIFLGLGKSSINAFNTGNGDVDVVKGGGITFPTNGKVKLYRKEENKVEELDLEEYIIGVVASEVPANFSEEALKAQAVAARTFYMSKRVNPCKDAKSHEAEVCDTNNCQVYMSKEERLSKWSSKDGEDNWSKIKKAVYDTKGQILTYDGSVLEYPQFFATSSGKTEDAKDVFSIDVPYLKSEESKGEENAPKFKTNTEIPISEFINKINAKYPEANVKADNLPSQIKIDSHTDGGSVKIIRIGKESIKGTQFRELFNLNSSNFTLEFNKDSIKINCTGYGHGVGMSQWGANAMAKNGDTYDNILKHYYNGVKIAEIIYT; encoded by the coding sequence ATGAGAATAATCAATATAAAAAACAGGAATATACAAATAAGCAATAACATATATACAATTGCTATTATGACCTTGGCGATTTTATTGACATTAATAGTATTACCAATAATATTTTTAGGATTAGGGAAGAGTAGCATTAATGCATTTAATACTGGAAATGGAGATGTAGATGTAGTTAAAGGGGGAGGAATAACATTTCCTACAAATGGGAAAGTGAAGTTATATCGTAAGGAAGAAAACAAAGTGGAAGAATTAGATTTAGAAGAATACATTATTGGAGTGGTAGCAAGTGAAGTTCCTGCAAATTTTAGTGAGGAAGCGCTAAAAGCCCAAGCTGTTGCAGCAAGAACATTTTATATGAGTAAGCGGGTGAATCCGTGTAAAGATGCAAAAAGTCATGAAGCGGAAGTTTGTGATACAAATAACTGTCAAGTATATATGAGTAAGGAAGAGAGGCTAAGTAAATGGAGTAGTAAGGATGGAGAAGATAATTGGAGTAAAATAAAAAAAGCAGTTTATGATACAAAAGGGCAGATTCTCACCTATGATGGAAGTGTGCTAGAATATCCTCAATTTTTTGCAACAAGTTCTGGAAAAACTGAAGATGCAAAAGATGTATTTTCAATTGATGTACCATATTTGAAGTCTGAGGAAAGTAAAGGGGAAGAAAATGCACCTAAATTTAAAACTAATACAGAAATTCCTATAAGTGAATTTATAAATAAAATCAATGCAAAATATCCAGAGGCAAATGTTAAAGCAGATAATTTGCCTTCACAAATCAAGATAGACAGCCATACAGACGGTGGAAGTGTAAAAATAATAAGAATAGGAAAAGAATCTATTAAGGGAACTCAATTTAGAGAGCTGTTTAATTTAAATTCAAGTAATTTTACTTTAGAATTTAATAAGGATTCAATAAAAATAAATTGCACGGGCTATGGACATGGTGTTGGAATGAGTCAATGGGGTGCAAATGCTATGGCTAAGAATGGCGATACATATGATAATATTCTTAAGCATTATTATAATGGAGTTAAGATTGCAGAAATTATATATACTTAG